GATGCTTCCGTCTTCATCAATCTCTTTCATTTCTCCATAAACTTTAATACGTAATTGAGGTCCATTCTGTGAAATAATAACTTGATCTCTTCCAACAGAAATAGTTAGAAAATGATCACGATAAACAATATTAAAGGTATACCCATCCCATGCCTCTGGAGTAAATGGATGAAATGAGAGTTGTTCATTAAAGGTTCTCATGCCTGCAAAACCTTGAACAATACTTAACCAGGAACCCGTCATACTTGTTATATGAAGCCCATCTTCCGTATCGTTATTGTAATTGTCTAAATCTAAACGAGCTGTTCGATTATACATTTCATACGCTTTTTCCTCCATTCCGAGTTCAGCTGCTAAAACGGAATGAACGGATGGAGAAAGAGATGACTCATGAACAGTCATCGGTTCATAAAAGTCAAAATTCTTTCTTTTCTCATCCATTGTAAATTGATCATTTAAAAAATATATTCCCTGAAGAACATCTGCTTGCTTAATAAAACAACTTCTTAAAATTTTGTCCCATGACCAATTTTGATTAAGAGGACGATCTGTTTCTGATAGTTCTTCAACTGTCATCAAATCTTTATCTAAGAAAGTATCATGTTGAACAAAAACGTCTAATTCTTCATCATAAGGTAAGTACATTTTTTCAGAAATATCTTTCCACATACTCATTTCTTTTTTAGTAATCTTCAATGATTGCTTCTTTTCATTACTAACGTAGCTCAATGACTCTATGGTGTAGTTAATTGTCCATTTTGCCATTAGATTAGTATACCAATTGTTATTAATATTATTTTCATATTCATTTGGTCCTGTCACACCATGTATCATATAGATATTTTTGTTTTTATTGAAGTGAACACGATCTGCCCAAAATCGAGTAATTTCAATTAATACATCTATTCCAGTTTGCTGTAAATAGTCTTTATCACCAGTATAATTGACATAGTTAAATATTGCGTAAGCGATTGCACTATTACGATGAATTTCTTCAAAAGTGATCTCCCATTCATTATGGCATTCGATTCCATTAAACGTGACCATAGGATAAAGAGCCCCTTTTAACCCCTGCTTTTTAGCATTTTGACGCGCTCCATCTAACTGATTAAAGCGGTATAACAGTAAGCTTTTAGCTATGTGCTGGTCTGTTGTTGATAAATATAGAGGAAGGGCATACGCTTCTGTATCCCAATAAGTAGCTCCCCCATATTTTTCACCTGTAAATCCTTTTGGTCCTATATTTAGGCGAGTATCTTCTCCATAATAAGTAGAGAAAAGCTGAAATAAGTTAAATCGTATTCCTTGTTGAGCCTCGTCATCTCCTTTAATTTCAACATCAGCAATCTCCCAGCGCTTTAACCACTTCTGTTGATGTTCTGCTAATAAAGAAGTAAAGCCTTTCTTTGCAACTTCCTCAAGTATTTCATATCCCCTTAGTACAAGATCATCCTTTTTATAATCACGATCCGTAGTAACAGCAATATATTTCGTTAGCGACACCGTTTCTCCCTTTTTCACCTTGAGTTGGATGGAATTTTCGACATACTCTTCTTTTTCCATCGTTGTTACTTCATTTACATCACCATCAGCTACTATTTTCATCGTCGTTGCTACTTGAAAAGTAGGTGTTTTAAATGGATTATCTTTTGTTTTCATGACTAGGTATCCTTGAAAATTGTCTGCACATCTACCTATTTCATCCCAAAAGTCTTCTTCATAATTAGAGTCTTCGTTCCTGACATCTCCATTTAAATAAGGAATGAATGTAATTGTACTATCATGATTGATAGCTGTTGCTTTATACTCAATCACGCCTAATTGCTTTTTAGCTATCGAAAGAAAGCGAGTGACTTCAAAATCGGTTTCTTTATCCTCATGAACAATAGTAAATCTTCGTGTTAAGACTCCATGTTTCATATCTAATTCACGGTAATAATCGATCACCTTATTTCTAAATAAATCTACTTCTTCACCATCTACAAACACTTTTACACCTATATAGTTAGTAGAATTGATAACCTTTCCAAAATATTCTGGATAGCCATTTTTCCACCACCCAACACGTGTTTTATCTGGAAACCATACTCCAGCAATATAAGAGCCTTGATGAAAGTCACCAGAATATGTTTCTTCGAAATTTCCTCTCATTCCCATATATCCATTTCCAAGGCTCATCATACTTTCGGCTAAACGGAAATCTTCTGTGTGTACTGTATCTTCTGATATTTTCCATTTATCGGTTTTAAATAATCTTTTCATGCTATATCACCCTTTATCTCTTTATAGTTAGTGCAAACGTTTGCTCAAATTGCATAAACGTTCCCTAAAAAGATGTAATTAATCCTCTCTTTCTATTGTAAAGGTTTTCACAAAAAAAGAAATACCTAATCTAAAAAGAAATGTATTAACTTTTTTCTGTTTTAACCTAGTTAAAAATTCTATTTAAAGCGCCCTTTATGAACCCTGTAGAGCGATTCATAAAGGGCGTTCCGTTATTCTTCGTGTTCTAATGAAACGCCATCCATATGCTTTCGATTGAATGAATGATTCAATTTCCTATATTCTTTTGACTTAAAGATGATATCAAAGTCATAGTCATCTGGATAAAGTTCTTTAGAAGCTATATACAAGGTTAACCTCTTATGATTAATTTTTATTTTCTCATCCTTCACTTGTACAATATAATTTCCTTGTTGGTCTGGACCTGTATATACGATTCCAAAGTCACCTTTAGGCCCGATCTTGACGTTATCACCCATTATAAAAGACTTTATTTTATTGTCGTTCAATGACTTCTCTTTTATTTGTTTTTTAACATGACGATTTGAACTTACTTGTTTTTCAACTGCTCTTTTTGTCTCGGGATTGTTATTGGTGTAAATTTTGTTCTCCCTATACGTAATTAAATGAGCTTTTTCAACAATTTTAGGATGCATTCCTAATTTTAATGCGATCGAAAAAGCTTGACTATCTCCACCTTGACCAATGAGAAGCCGATATGTCGGAAGAAGTGTTTCTAAATCAAACTCCATACTCCCATTGATAAACCCTTTCCTATCTGAAGCAAAATCTTTCATTTCGCTAAAGTGGGTGGTTGCAAAAATCATTGCTCCCTTTTTATGCAATTGTTCTAATATAGCAATAGCGAGCCCCATACCTTCCCCAGGATCGGTACCAGAACCAAGTTCATCGATTAAGATTAAACTTCTATCGTTTGCATGAACTAAGATGTCTATTACATTTTTAATACGTGAACTAAACGTACTTAAGTTTTGTTCTATACTTTGCCCATCTCCAATATCAATAAACATTCGTTGGAAAATTGGAACGTGGCTATCTCCTTCAACCGGAATTAATAAACCACATTGAGTCATTAAGGTTAGTAATCCAACTGTCTTAATGGTTACCGTTTTCCCACCTGTATTTGGACCCGTGATGACTAGTGATTGAAGATCATTTCCCAGTTCTACGGTTAAAGGTATTGCCTCTTTTCCGAGTAATGGGTGTCTGGCTTTTTGTAAGGAAAGAAAATGGGACTCATTTACTTTTGCTTTCTTTCCATCAATCATTACACTATATTTTCCTTTAGCAAACAAGACGTCATATTGAATCATAATGTCTACAGCTAAATGGATTTCTCGTTGATGAGATTCAACTAATCCTGTTAAATAACTTAATATTGAATCAACTTCAATTTCCTCATCTAACGTTAAACGATTAATTCTTTCTTGAATAATTGATAACTCAACAGGTTCTAAATAAAGAGTGGAACCAGAAGCGGAGGTATCTACAACCGCTCCCTCTACTTTTCTTCTATATTCCTTTTTTATTGGAATTACATACCGTTCACCCCTTTGACTGACCAATGATTCTTGTAGATAAGACTTGTATTTCTTTGATTGTAAGATGTGTTGAACTTTTTCTTTCAGCCTTTCCTCTTCTATCTTGATTTGTTTACGGATCTTTAACAACTGTTTAGACGCATAGTCATCAACTTTCCCGAATTTAATGCACTTTCTAATTTCATTTGCCAAGTCGGGTAGCTCTTCAATGGCATAAACGTAAGTTGAAATACGAGGGGCTAAAAATTCTTTATCTCTCATATAACGTTTTAATTTTGTGCAACTGTCCAATAAGGAATGAATTTTCATTAACTGTTCAGGCCGTAAAAGAATCCCTTTATTTAATTGGTCCAAAACGAATGTAACACCGTTAAGACCATGAACTGGAACGGATGAACTTTTTTCTATTATGTTCACGGCCTCTTCCACTTCATTTAACCATGCTTCTATTTGTTTTATAGATGTAGAGGGAACCAGATTTTGTATTTGTCGTTTTCCTTCTTCTGTTAATGCGTGTTGAGCAACTTGATTTTTTATTTCATTAAAACCTAATAATTGATATGTTTGTTCGTTCATTTTTTCTTCCTCCGCATAATTATTGTAAAAACAAAAAAACCGCAACGAACAATGTTCATTGCAGTCTTTAACGAGTGAGCCTGTTTATTTGCAAGTTTAGTTAAGTAACCATAAATGATCTCACCTAAACGAGGATAAAAATGAACAAAATTCTATAGTGTGTGTTCAAAAAGCAAGATTTTCTAGGCTTTCTAGCATTTTAAACAGACGCAAGTTTGTTGTTCTTTTTATCCAATAAAAAAGCTGCATCCAAGAGGATACAGCCGTACAAATAAACGGAACCTGTCCTGCTATGAAGTAGTCCTTAACCATTCAATCAAAAAGCATACGAAACAATAGCCTAAATATATCCATTTAGACTTTCCTTTTGATTGACCGTATGAAATTACGGATTAGTTAAGAACGACCCCTAACATAAACAGAACTCCTTTAAAATGTCATTTTATTAATACACTATGGATGTTACCCTAAATTATTATGTTTGTCAACAATTAAAATAAAATAGGCTTAAACAAAACTATTTAAGATAAAAGAACCGTCTAGCGCCGCAGATGTAAAGGAACGTTAACTAAGTACAGTCACGACAAGCGAACTAACGTTGACACTAGCACCTAATGTGTGTCGAAAGCATCACCAGTCGCTCGGCGCTGGAGCTAGACAAAAATAAAAGCACCATCCAAATAAGGACAGGTTTTTATACTTTCTTACTCTGTTAAAAAGGCGCC
This portion of the Bacillus carboniphilus genome encodes:
- a CDS encoding glycoside hydrolase family 65 protein; this encodes MKRLFKTDKWKISEDTVHTEDFRLAESMMSLGNGYMGMRGNFEETYSGDFHQGSYIAGVWFPDKTRVGWWKNGYPEYFGKVINSTNYIGVKVFVDGEEVDLFRNKVIDYYRELDMKHGVLTRRFTIVHEDKETDFEVTRFLSIAKKQLGVIEYKATAINHDSTITFIPYLNGDVRNEDSNYEEDFWDEIGRCADNFQGYLVMKTKDNPFKTPTFQVATTMKIVADGDVNEVTTMEKEEYVENSIQLKVKKGETVSLTKYIAVTTDRDYKKDDLVLRGYEILEEVAKKGFTSLLAEHQQKWLKRWEIADVEIKGDDEAQQGIRFNLFQLFSTYYGEDTRLNIGPKGFTGEKYGGATYWDTEAYALPLYLSTTDQHIAKSLLLYRFNQLDGARQNAKKQGLKGALYPMVTFNGIECHNEWEITFEEIHRNSAIAYAIFNYVNYTGDKDYLQQTGIDVLIEITRFWADRVHFNKNKNIYMIHGVTGPNEYENNINNNWYTNLMAKWTINYTIESLSYVSNEKKQSLKITKKEMSMWKDISEKMYLPYDEELDVFVQHDTFLDKDLMTVEELSETDRPLNQNWSWDKILRSCFIKQADVLQGIYFLNDQFTMDEKRKNFDFYEPMTVHESSLSPSVHSVLAAELGMEEKAYEMYNRTARLDLDNYNNDTEDGLHITSMTGSWLSIVQGFAGMRTFNEQLSFHPFTPEAWDGYTFNIVYRDHFLTISVGRDQVIISQNGPQLRIKVYGEMKEIDEDGSIAVQVPNLKGVY
- a CDS encoding endonuclease MutS2 encodes the protein MNEQTYQLLGFNEIKNQVAQHALTEEGKRQIQNLVPSTSIKQIEAWLNEVEEAVNIIEKSSSVPVHGLNGVTFVLDQLNKGILLRPEQLMKIHSLLDSCTKLKRYMRDKEFLAPRISTYVYAIEELPDLANEIRKCIKFGKVDDYASKQLLKIRKQIKIEEERLKEKVQHILQSKKYKSYLQESLVSQRGERYVIPIKKEYRRKVEGAVVDTSASGSTLYLEPVELSIIQERINRLTLDEEIEVDSILSYLTGLVESHQREIHLAVDIMIQYDVLFAKGKYSVMIDGKKAKVNESHFLSLQKARHPLLGKEAIPLTVELGNDLQSLVITGPNTGGKTVTIKTVGLLTLMTQCGLLIPVEGDSHVPIFQRMFIDIGDGQSIEQNLSTFSSRIKNVIDILVHANDRSLILIDELGSGTDPGEGMGLAIAILEQLHKKGAMIFATTHFSEMKDFASDRKGFINGSMEFDLETLLPTYRLLIGQGGDSQAFSIALKLGMHPKIVEKAHLITYRENKIYTNNNPETKRAVEKQVSSNRHVKKQIKEKSLNDNKIKSFIMGDNVKIGPKGDFGIVYTGPDQQGNYIVQVKDEKIKINHKRLTLYIASKELYPDDYDFDIIFKSKEYRKLNHSFNRKHMDGVSLEHEE